One genomic segment of Dehalogenimonas alkenigignens includes these proteins:
- a CDS encoding peptide ABC transporter substrate-binding protein, with the protein MTGFRIGASFIILLAAFSLLITSSCTPAAIVPSPTSSGGRLTLTTAEPFTLDPAMVGDAGALTFVTQIFSGLVKITDTGVMPDIAESWTISADGTTYTFKLRKDVKFHDGRPVTSADIKYSFERALTPSTGSTTARTYLGDIVGAVQMLSGASISLEGLHIIDDYTLSIGIDKPRSYFLAKLTYATAYVVDRNSVGGAQWWRSPIGTGPFKLAEWSSNSFIRLDRNSDYYGGAPKLESVVFRFLAGRPMDLYETGQVDVAVVDRAYIDRALDVNGPFASEAQVVSELSFYFLGFSCNSPPFNDPLIRQAFCLALDRETIVRLVFNDIPQAAQGIVPPGIPGHNSTMSGLGFDLRLADALISQSSYGSIENIPQIVLTTLGYGGTITPELEAIIFQWKTNLGIDVSIRQLEPERFLYNLKQEKDQIYYQGWIADYPHQQNFLEVLFQTGADNNWGEYSNEEVDSLLDQAAGLSDTAMSQALYRQAEDLIVQDAAVWPILFGRNYILIKPYVIGYELNPLGVPVLQNVTIERSDIPSPISLSVH; encoded by the coding sequence ATGACCGGTTTTCGTATCGGGGCTTCTTTTATAATTCTTTTAGCCGCGTTCAGCCTGTTGATTACATCTTCGTGCACACCTGCGGCAATAGTTCCTTCTCCCACGAGTTCAGGCGGGCGTCTGACATTGACTACCGCCGAACCATTCACCCTTGACCCGGCCATGGTAGGGGACGCGGGCGCCCTCACTTTTGTCACCCAGATATTTAGCGGTCTTGTTAAAATTACCGACACTGGCGTGATGCCAGACATCGCTGAAAGTTGGACTATCAGCGCCGACGGGACAACGTACACTTTCAAGCTGCGAAAAGATGTCAAGTTTCATGATGGCCGGCCAGTCACCTCGGCGGATATCAAATATTCATTTGAAAGGGCACTTACTCCTTCCACAGGTTCCACTACCGCTAGAACATACCTCGGGGATATCGTGGGCGCAGTTCAAATGCTGTCAGGCGCCTCAATAAGTCTGGAAGGTCTACATATTATCGATGATTACACGCTGTCAATTGGGATAGACAAGCCGAGGTCCTATTTCTTGGCAAAACTGACTTATGCCACAGCATACGTCGTCGACAGAAACAGCGTCGGTGGCGCTCAGTGGTGGCGCAGCCCTATAGGTACCGGCCCGTTTAAATTAGCGGAGTGGAGTTCCAATTCATTCATCCGCTTGGACCGTAACTCGGACTATTATGGCGGTGCACCGAAACTTGAGAGTGTCGTTTTCCGTTTTCTTGCCGGCCGCCCAATGGACCTTTACGAGACGGGGCAGGTAGATGTCGCCGTCGTCGATCGAGCATATATCGACCGAGCTCTCGACGTAAATGGACCTTTCGCCAGTGAAGCGCAGGTCGTCTCTGAACTCAGCTTCTATTTTTTAGGGTTTAGTTGCAACTCACCTCCATTTAATGACCCGCTCATCAGGCAGGCGTTTTGCCTGGCGCTAGATCGCGAGACAATCGTCAGGCTTGTATTCAACGATATTCCCCAAGCAGCCCAAGGCATAGTACCGCCGGGGATACCTGGGCACAATTCTACCATGAGCGGATTGGGATTCGACCTTCGTCTTGCAGACGCCCTAATATCACAATCTAGTTATGGGAGTATCGAAAATATACCTCAGATTGTTCTAACGACGCTGGGATATGGAGGAACGATCACACCAGAGCTTGAAGCGATAATCTTTCAGTGGAAAACGAACTTAGGAATTGACGTCAGTATTCGGCAGCTGGAACCTGAAAGGTTCTTGTACAACTTAAAGCAGGAGAAGGATCAAATTTACTACCAGGGTTGGATTGCAGACTATCCTCATCAACAGAATTTTCTTGAGGTACTTTTTCAAACCGGAGCCGATAACAATTGGGGAGAGTACTCAAACGAAGAGGTTGACAGCCTTCTTGATCAAGCTGCGGGTTTATCCGATACTGCTATGAGTCAGGCATTATACCGTCAAGCTGAAGACCTGATTGTGCAGGACGCGGCTGTGTGGCCGATTTTATTCGGTCGAAACTATATTTTAATAAAGCCTTATGTTATCGGGTACGAGCTCAATCCGTTGGGCGTGCCAGTACTCCAGAATGTAACTATTGAACGGTCAGACATCCCCTCACCGATAAGTCTAAGCGTTCATTGA
- the thrS gene encoding threonine--tRNA ligase: MVHGTPSEALDIMRHSAAHILAYAVSQLFPGTKLGIGPAIENGFYYDFELSRALSQDDLPLIEAKMNDIVKQNLPFMREAVGRMEAEITFADQPYKLELLSELPADEDAILYRNGDFVDLCKGPHVSHTARVKAFKLLSIAGAYWRGNEKRPMLQRIYGAAFQTKSELDEYLKRLAELEARDHRRINKQLNLFATPDEIGGGLVIYGPKAGRIRTTIEEFWRREHYDNGYEILYSPHIGRSTLWEISGHLANYKDIMYSPMDIDGQDYYVKPMNCPFHILYYKSQARSYRDLPLRWAELGTVYRYERSGVLTGLLRVRGFTQDDAHIICTPEQIESEISEVINFSFKMWNTFGFKEHQLYLATRPEKAIGTEEQWQKASDALKRVLDAQGLDYKIDEGGGAFYGPKIDLKVKDALGREWQMTTIQFDFNLPERFEMVYTGADGQEHRPYMVHRALLGSWERFFGLLIEHYAGAFPVWLHPVQAAVLPISDRHIEYARKLAENLKLQGIRVYLDQRSETINQKIRQAQLEKIPCMLVIGDKEIDNRTVAVRLRTGEQKFGVGLEEFKESINTAIRDRLPNVVV; this comes from the coding sequence ATGGTACACGGTACGCCAAGTGAAGCACTTGACATAATGCGTCATTCCGCCGCTCATATCCTGGCTTATGCGGTATCGCAGCTATTCCCGGGAACCAAGTTGGGGATAGGACCAGCAATTGAAAATGGTTTTTATTACGATTTTGAGCTTTCTCGAGCACTGTCTCAGGATGACCTGCCTCTGATAGAAGCTAAAATGAACGACATCGTCAAACAAAACCTTCCCTTCATGCGAGAAGCAGTAGGGCGAATGGAGGCTGAAATAACCTTTGCCGATCAGCCGTATAAATTGGAATTGTTGTCGGAGTTGCCTGCCGATGAAGATGCAATACTTTACCGAAACGGTGACTTTGTTGATCTGTGCAAAGGTCCGCACGTCTCCCATACCGCCAGGGTGAAGGCTTTCAAGTTATTGTCCATCGCCGGTGCCTACTGGAGAGGAAATGAAAAACGACCGATGCTACAGCGCATTTACGGAGCGGCTTTCCAAACCAAGTCCGAACTGGATGAATATTTAAAGCGACTGGCTGAACTTGAAGCGCGTGATCACCGCAGGATTAATAAACAGTTGAACCTTTTCGCGACCCCAGATGAAATCGGAGGCGGTCTTGTCATTTACGGGCCAAAAGCAGGCCGTATCAGAACCACAATCGAAGAATTCTGGCGCCGCGAACATTATGACAACGGCTATGAAATCCTTTACAGCCCACACATCGGGCGGAGCACGCTGTGGGAGATCTCAGGTCACCTGGCCAATTATAAAGATATTATGTACTCCCCAATGGATATCGACGGGCAAGATTATTATGTGAAACCGATGAATTGCCCGTTCCACATCCTGTACTATAAATCTCAGGCTCGGTCCTACCGCGACCTGCCGCTACGTTGGGCCGAACTGGGGACAGTCTACCGGTACGAGCGCAGCGGTGTCTTGACCGGTCTTCTACGGGTTCGGGGCTTCACTCAAGATGATGCTCATATTATATGTACTCCGGAACAGATTGAAAGCGAGATATCCGAAGTTATAAATTTCTCTTTTAAAATGTGGAACACTTTTGGATTCAAAGAACATCAGCTGTACCTGGCAACCCGGCCGGAAAAAGCCATCGGCACAGAAGAGCAGTGGCAAAAAGCATCGGATGCGTTGAAACGGGTGTTGGACGCTCAGGGATTAGACTACAAAATTGATGAGGGCGGCGGCGCGTTTTACGGCCCTAAAATAGATCTTAAGGTAAAAGATGCTTTAGGGCGCGAATGGCAGATGACGACCATTCAGTTTGACTTTAATCTGCCAGAGCGCTTTGAGATGGTTTATACAGGCGCAGATGGGCAGGAGCATCGACCATATATGGTACATCGGGCTTTATTAGGTTCATGGGAACGATTCTTCGGGCTACTCATTGAACACTATGCGGGAGCTTTCCCTGTCTGGTTGCACCCGGTGCAGGCTGCCGTGCTGCCGATCTCAGACAGGCACATTGAATATGCACGTAAATTGGCGGAAAACCTTAAATTACAGGGCATCCGGGTATATCTTGATCAAAGGTCGGAGACCATCAACCAAAAAATAAGGCAGGCACAACTTGAGAAAATCCCATGTATGCTGGTCATCGGCGATAAGGAGATTGACAACCGTACCGTCGCCGTTCGTCTGCGTACAGGGGAGCAAAAATTTGGGGTCGGCCTCGAAGAGTTTAAGGAATCAATCAACACAGCGATTCGTGACCGACTGCCAAATGTCGTCGTCTAA